The region GTGGATGGTCTGGCCGTGGAAGATCTTCGCGACGCCTTGCTGGACACCGATCCGCCGTTGGTGGCGCGCATCGAGGACGACGAATTTTTGCTGGACTCCCGAACCCTGGGGTCCTCCGAACTCAAGCTGGCCGCCCACGCCCTGAAGCAGGCCGTGGCCGCCCTGACCGAATAGGAAGGATACGCATATGAGCAAGCTGCAACTGGAATACGAGCCCAAGTCCGCGTGGGAAGCCTACGCCGCCAAGAAGCACGTCAAAGCCATGGATGGACTGGCTGCCGATTACCTGAAATTTTTGAGCGAATGCAAGACCGAGCGGCTGGTCATGGACTATGTCCGCGCCAAGGTCGAGGCCGCAGGCTTTGTGGACGACCTCAAGGCTCCGCAGGCCTACCGCTTCAACCGCAACAAGACCTGTTTCCTGGCTCGCAAGGGCAAACGGCCCCTGTCCGAGGGCTTCCGCCTGGTCGGGGCGCACGCCGACTGCCCGCGCCTGGACCTCAAGCAGCGCCCGCTCTACGAGGACCTGGACATCTGTCTGGCCAAGACCCACTACTACGGCGGCATCCGCAAGTATCAGTGGCTGACCATCCCTCTGGCCCTGCACGGCACCGTGGTCAAGAAGTCCGGCGAGACCGTGACCGTGTGCATCGGTGAGGACCCCAAGGATCCGGTCCTGACCATCACCGATCTGCTGCCGCATCTGGCCTACAAGGAAGTGACCAAGAAGGTGGAGGATGCCTTTGAGGCCGAGAAGCTCAATGTGGTTCTGGGTCAGTCCCCGGTTCCGGAGGGCAAAGACGAGAAGGACAAGGTCAAGGAGCCGGTCAAGCGCAAGATTCTGGAGATTCTGCACGAGCGTTACGGCATCGAGGAGGCCGACTTCCTCAGCGCCGAGATGCAGGCCGTGCCCGCCGGCCCGGCCCGTTATGTCGGTCTGGACGAGTCCATGATCGGCGGTTACGGCCAGGATGACCGGTCCAGCGTGTTCTGCGCGCTCGAGGCCCTGCTGGCCGAGCCCGAACCGGAATACTGCCAGATAGTGCTTTTCTGGGACAAGGAGGAGATCGGCTCCGAGGGTGCCACGGGCGCCAAATCCTACTTCTTCGAGTACTGCATGGAGGAGCTGGTGGAGGCCTGGGAGCCGGGCGCGCGCCTTTCCTCGGTGCTGATGAACGGCTCGGCCCTGTCCGCAGACGTGTCCGCGGCTATGGACCCGGATCACAAGGATGTCTACGAGCCGCTCAATGCGGCCCGCCTGGGGTACGGCCCGTGCTTCAACAAGTTCACCGGCCATCGCGGCAAGGTCGGGGCCAACGACGCCCATCCGGATTTCATCGGTTGGTTGCGCTCCATCTTCGACGGCGCGGGCATTCCCTGGCACATGTCCGAACTGGGCAAGGTGGACGCCGGCGGCGGCGGGACCGTGGCCAAGTTCCTGGCCGTGTACGGCATGGATGTCATTGACGTGGGCGTACCTGTTCTGTCGATGCATTCTCCCTTCGAACTGTCCGCCAAGGCCGACATCTATGCATGCGTCCTGGCCTTCCGCGAGTTCCTGAAGCGGTAGGGGAGG is a window of uncultured Pseudodesulfovibrio sp. DNA encoding:
- a CDS encoding aminopeptidase; amino-acid sequence: MSKLQLEYEPKSAWEAYAAKKHVKAMDGLAADYLKFLSECKTERLVMDYVRAKVEAAGFVDDLKAPQAYRFNRNKTCFLARKGKRPLSEGFRLVGAHADCPRLDLKQRPLYEDLDICLAKTHYYGGIRKYQWLTIPLALHGTVVKKSGETVTVCIGEDPKDPVLTITDLLPHLAYKEVTKKVEDAFEAEKLNVVLGQSPVPEGKDEKDKVKEPVKRKILEILHERYGIEEADFLSAEMQAVPAGPARYVGLDESMIGGYGQDDRSSVFCALEALLAEPEPEYCQIVLFWDKEEIGSEGATGAKSYFFEYCMEELVEAWEPGARLSSVLMNGSALSADVSAAMDPDHKDVYEPLNAARLGYGPCFNKFTGHRGKVGANDAHPDFIGWLRSIFDGAGIPWHMSELGKVDAGGGGTVAKFLAVYGMDVIDVGVPVLSMHSPFELSAKADIYACVLAFREFLKR